Genomic DNA from Candidatus Koribacter versatilis Ellin345:
AGAGGTGTCAAGATCACAAGAGCGATCATGATCTGTGGTAGGCGGCGAGTCATATTCTTCCTCCTGGTTTAATGCTCGTACTGCAATTGCGGCTTCGGCTGAAGCGAGTCTCTCCGAGCCGGTTGCTTCGATCGCTGAAGAATGCACGAACATTGCCACACGCAGTTTCGAACTGAACTCAGAGCGAACAAGAGGGTAGAGTCAGTTGAAGCAGGTCACACGTGCATATTGTCAGGTGCCCGAGGAATACAACCGCAGCCAACGTAACGTCAGTTCGTGACGCTATGTTGACGGACACGTCATGCCCTACTGAGGAACTTCGTAGCGCAACCCTGGAATCGCCTCGACTCAATCGGCTGAACCTGGGCGCGAGCGCGCCTTGAGCGTTTGCCCCATCTCAGATCGGAGATTGAAGAGAGTCCGCCTGCAGCGGGCGACGGTCACTCCCATCCATTCTCGGTCGACGAAGGTGGCCTTCGTCGTGCAGGTCTCTCTTGTCGCGTGCCGCAAGAAAATCACGGCGCACAAGGCTTGCGCGAGGGATAAAAAAGATGACGAAGCGTGATCGAAAAAGACACATGGAAACGGGGCCTGACTCCGCTGGACAAGGCGGAGCTACGCAACAGATTTCGGATACCCCAATTGCGGACTTCGAAAGTGTGGAGGAGTTGGCAGAGGAGGGCAATGCGTTCGAAGCCAACGTCATCTACGGAGTCGAAAATGCGAGTGATCCGAGTGTGTCAGAGGTAATCACTCATGAGGTTCCTGAAGACGATGTACCGGGCGAATATCTGGACCCCGACTAGCAACGAGTGTAAGCCAGGGAGGTCCTCGCCCTCAGCTAGCGCGCCTTCTGTAATTCGCTGGATTTCGACGAAATGACGTCCATCAGATTCTTCCATGACTTTACAAACGACTTCGCGCCATCGCCTTGAAGCTGAGTGGCCAATCGATCGACATTCACGCCACTCTCGGCAAAATGTTTGAGTGTCACTTCGGCAGAGCCAGCATCTGTAGCGAGAGTGGTATCGATTTCTCCATGATCAGCAAAAGCCTTCAGGGTTTTCTCGGGCATGGTATTTACCGTGAAGGGAGCTGCCAGGGCTTTGACATACAGGATGTCGGATGCGGCAGGGTCTTTTGCGCCAGTGCTGGCCCAAAGCAGGCGTTGGGCTCGACCTCCGAAATTGTACAAACGACGCGAGCGCTCGGAACTTACGAGATAGTGATAGGCAGAGTAGATTCCCTTCGCAATCGCAATGCCCATCTGACTACGAAAATCAGGGACCATATCCATAACAGCGACATCCCACCGGCTGATGAAAACCGATGCCACGGAGGGAACGTACGGATTCAGGCCGGTGTCAATCCGCCGTTCTACCCCCCGCAGGTATGCTTCGGCTGCGCTTAGATACTGTTCCGTTGAAAACAAGAGAGTCACGTTCACGGGAACACCGGCAAAAATCGCCTCCTCGATCGCGAGTACGCCTTCTTTGGTTCCGGGGATTTTGATGAAGACGTTCGGTCGACCTGCGCGCAAAAACAAGTCCTTGGCCGCCTTTACAGTAGCCGCGGCGTCATGGGCCAGCAGAGGTGAGACTTCGAGCGAGACCCACCCGTCAATTCCGTTCGTCTGATCGTGGGTTGGCCGGAACAAGTCGGCAGCCTTGGTGATGTCCTCGAGCACTAGGTCGAAGAGAATGGCCTCAACTTCTTTTCCACTGCCCAGATTTTCGCAGATTGACCCGTCATAGGCGGTACTGTTTCTGATGGCATGCTCGAAGATTGTGGGGTTCGACGTGAGGCCGGTCACGGAGAACTCGTGGATGTAAGCTCCAAGCGTCCCACTCGTCAAAAGATCCCGCGTGATGTTATCGAGCCAAAGGCTCTGGCCTAAATCATGAAGTTGTTGTGTTGGTTTCATATCTTCTAGTATTCGCATTTGAGCGACCAATACCGTGGCATAGCACTTTTGCGAAATCTTTTTTGCTTCAGTCCCGTTCAGCTGGGTAATCAACAACTCGCGCGGTTAAGTGTCAAGCGGACGTCTCAGTGTTGTTATGTTGACATGACCAATTGAGCCACTCTTGCCGTCGTACCTCGGACTGCGATGAAGGCGCAGCTCTTCGCCCAATCTGACATTCGCCCATGTGTTGGTAAGTCTCGTGCTGGCTTCGTCTAGCGGGAAAACGATGTGCGGCGGCATCGAGTATGTCTTGTATTCAAGCCAACACGAACATTCATTGAACTTGTCTGGCGAACAGAGACGTCCGTCAGCAACGAATGAAGCGGCACAAGACAAGCGCCTTCCTATATTGGAGAGATCACTCATGCAAATCGCTATGATCGGACTTGGAAGAATGGGTTCAAATATGGTGCGCAGGTTGCTTAGAGCAGGCCACGAATGCGTGGTGTTCGATCGATCTCGGCAGCCCATCGACGAGCTTACCCGTGAGAACGCCATACCTGCGGCAAGTCTTGGAGATGTTGTGGAAAAGCTGAAACCTCCGCGGGCGGTTTGGTTGATGGTCCCAGCCGGTGCTGTGGACGGCACGGCTGTCGAACTTCTGGATTTTCTGGAGCCCGGAGACACCCTCATCGACGGCGGTAACTCGTATTATGTTGACGACATAAGACGAGCAAGAGAGCTCGCTTTGCGAGGAATCCACTATGTGGATGAAGGGGTGCCAGCCCCCGTGCTTTCGACGGCGTTGTATGAGCGTTTCAGTTCGCGGGGAGAAGCGGATTACCAGGACAGATTGGTATCCGCGATGCGTTACCAGTTCGGAGGACACGTCGAACTGCCGGGATCCAAGCACGCGGCATGACGGCCTTGCGGAGCTCTTGTCATTACGGGTGAACTGGTCGCCAAGTACGCTGCCCCTCTATCTTGAAACCCCCACTGACCTTTTTCACGATGCCGACACCCGTGTCATAAGAACGTCAGAAAACGCAGGGTACATCTCTGTTACCTTTTCGCGGCGTGCGAACATTCCTAGGTAGCGACGTCCTGAAGGACGGGGATGCCTTTATGGATATCCTTCATCCGCCTCTCCCATCGCGTTTTCACTCACCTCGAACCCGCAATTCTCTCGTCCTCTGATGCGCAAGCGTCCGGTCAAGGCGTGAACGCTCATGGCCAACGAGTGGCACACGACGTGCGTTCGACTGATGAGGAGCTTAGCAATGGGGACAAATGTTACGCATCTTGATCGTGCACCGGAACCCTCATCAGGCAGTCATCAGAGCGCAGTCGAAGAATTGACCAACATTTTTGTCGACCGCTGGCGGTCATTGTATCGGATAGCGAGGCGGCAGCTTGAAAACCGAGCGGACGCTGAGGACGCAGTTCAGGATGCCTTTTTGTCTGCATATACCCATCTGGATCAGTTCAAGAGACAAGCTCAAATGTCCACTTGGGTGACGACAATTCTAATCAATTCAGCTCGGATGAAATTGCGTGGGCGTCCGCGACAGGTGCATGTCTCTTTCAACGATCAACCGCAAGATAACGATTGCGAGCCATTTTACAAAGCGCTTCGCGATCGTCGGCCCAGCCCTGAAGAGGTGACTCAACAAAATGAACTGACGGAGCAGGCGGGGCTATTCTCTGAACGGCTTTCACCTTCTTTGCGTGCGACTTTCCAGCTACGCGACATCTATGGAGAGAGCGTTCGCGATACGGCGGCAATTTTGGGAGTTCACAGAAGGGGCGGTCAAAACGCGGCTCGCCAGGGCTCGCTCCGCGCTCAAGGGACCGATGCAACGCATCCTCAATAGAAAAGGGAAAACGAGTCTAGAATTGGTCCGAGAATGACACCGGGCAATATCGCGGAATTTCACGTCATCACACGCCATCAGAGCTGACACGCTTCTCGCTGCAACTTTCCGGCACGAGTTCGGCAACCTCATATCGATAAAGATCATCATCAAGTTCCGACGTGTCGGGCCCGAAAGCCTGAAGCGGGCATTCATAATCTTAGACGACTGAACTCAGAACGAGCGTGGGTCCGTTCGACGCACGAGAAGGCTGCTGCCCACATGGGCTCACCTGATCTTTCCAGCAAAATTGATGCGTTTCCCGAGCCGACGCTTTTAATCGACCGCACCGGAACGGTTGTCGCTTCTAATCGGAGTGCGTCGCAGTTGCTGCGGTTATCATCGGCGAGAATCATCGGGAAACCCCTTCGTAAGCTCGTTCGTGAGGATCCCGAGAAGCTGGCGGGATACATTCGCGGCTGGCTGCGCAATTCCAAACAGGCCTCGGACAAGCGGACCACGCTGACGGTCCTTCCCAGGGATGGGCGAGAGATTGTTTGCAGAGCTGTAGGAGCATTATTGCCGGCTCGCGTGGATCAACCCCGCCTGCTTTGCCTTAGGTTTCTAGCTCTTACAATGACCGCGACAGAGCAACGCGAACCGCATCTCCTTTCCGCGTGTAAAAAGCAAGCGCAACCGCAAGCCGATCAAAGATGGCGAACTGCCTTCGAGAACGCGGCGATCGGAATCGTCATGGCGGACTTTAATGGTCGCTATTTCTCTAGCAATGCTGCGTTCCGCAGAATGTTGGGCTATACCGAGGCCGATCTCTACCGATTAACCTTCGATGAAGTCACGTTCGAGGGTGACCGTGAAGCTAATCTGTTGTTGGTCCGCGAGCTCGTAGGCGGCAAACGACGACACTTCGAACTCGAGAAGCGCTACCGCCGCAAAGACGGCACTTTGCTTTGGGTACGGCAACACGTTGCACTAGTTCCAGGAATGCAAGGTGTTGCGCCATTTTGGCTAGGTGTTGTCGAGGACATTACCGACGGCAAGCGCGTTGAACATGAGCTCAGCGTGCAGCGACAGAAATTTCTTGAGAGCGAGGCGCGGCTGCAGGCGTTTTTTGAAAATAGCCCCAACCCGATTTTCATTAAAGATCGAGAGGGCCGATATCTCCACGTTAATAGAGAATTCAAACGAGTTCTCTGCTCCGCGCAAAAACGAGTCCTAGGAAAGAGAGACGACGAACTGTTCTCAGCCGAACAGGCCGCTGCTTTTCAGGCCAATGACCGGCAGGTGCTCGAAGCTGGCGTTCCGATGGAATTTGAGGAGACCGCTTTCGAAGAAGATGGGCAGCACACCAGCATCGTCCAGAAGTTTCCGCTATTGAATGCGGAGGGAGAGATTTACGGCATTGGCGGCATTGTTACCGATATCACTGAGCGTAAGAAATCGGAATCCGCGCTTCGATTCAGTGAGGAGTCGTATCGCGTTGTGGTCGAAACGGCCAACGATGCCGTTATCAGCACAGACGAAACCGGCACGATCCGTTTTGCCAATTCCACTACTTCGAGAGTCTTTGGATATGACTCAACTGAGCTGATCGGGAAGCCCTGGACTGTGCTGATGACAGAACACCTGCGCCAGGTACATGAGGCCGGATTCAGACGCTACTTGGAAACTGGCGTGCGGCATATGAACTGGCAAGGTACCGAGCTGGTTGGACTGCACAAGAATGGGAGAGAGTTCCCGGTAGAGATTTCAATCGGAGAGCTTGCCCGGAGTGGCCGGCGGATGTTCACCGGCTTTATCAGAGATATCAGTGAAAGAAAGCAGGCAGAAGAAATCCGAACCACTGCATTTGAATTCCTCACGAAGCCATTCAGCGATCAGGATCTGCTGGAGGCGATTCGCATCGCACTGGAGCGACATCGCCATAAGCAGGGACACGAGCAAGAGCTGGCGAAGCTTCGACGGCGCTTCGGGTTCTTGAGCTTCCGGGAGCGGGAAGTAACCTCTATGGTTGTTTCGGGCATGGCCAACAAACAGATCTCCGTTAAACTCGGGATATCGGAAAACACCGTTAAGGTTCACAGGAGTCGAGCAATGAAGAAGATGCAGGCCCGGTCTCTTCCTGAGCTCGTCAGAATGATGGAACAGCTGAAAGACTTTTTTGAAAAGCCAGCGTAAACGAAAGCCGTATCCGGAGTACATCTTTCGTCCAATAGAACTTCTCTTCCTTCGGGCGATAACATGATGTGGCTCTCTTGATTGTGTGCTGCTGGATCCGTCTTATTGCCGCCCGCGCTAGACATTCGAGTCCAGAGAGTCTTCGAACGTGCTAAGGCGCAGGACTCTTCCGTGAGGTGAGAATGGTCGAGCAAACCACGTTACAAAATGGGGTTTCACTTGAGGCTTCGATATCGGAGGGCGGGGCTTCGTTGGAGTCGATCCTATGTACCGAGGATCTGCAAAGCCGTCCGTCGCGTCCGCCCGACTGTGAAAAGGAAAACCGGGCGCTGGTGAAACTGATCAGCGCCTTGGCTGACTCGCCGAGTACCATCTTTCAGACACTAGCTGAGACGATCCAGGACATTACCCAGTGTGATTCCGCAGGCCTGAGCCTGCTAACGAAGGACGGCAAATCGCCGCATGTTGAGGGCCAAAGGTTCTATTGGCCAGCCATTTGCGGAATGTGGGGTACCCACGTTGGAGGAGGGACCCCCCGTAATTTCGGCCCTTGCGGAGACGTGCTCGATCAAAATCGTACCTTGTTATTCACCCATTTCGAGCGGCGTTATCCATATTTGATGCCAGTCATTCCAGCTGCCGAAGAATGCTTGCTGGTTCCGTTTTATGTTGACGGCAAAGCGGTGGGAACTATATGGGGCATCATGCACAGCGACCGGCGCAAGTTCGACGCCGAAGATAACCGAGTCATGGCATCTCTGGGAAAATTTGCTTCCTCAGCTTATCGAGCATGGACGCATATAGAAGAACTAAAAATCGAAGTGGCCGAGCGCGAGAAGGCGGAAGCCGAAGTGCGTCAACTGGCGAGTGGGTTGGAAGCTAGGATCCACCGCCTAGTTGGGGCCAACGTTGTGGGCATTGTTATGTGGAATCTCGAAGGTGCAATCACGGGGGCCAATGAAGCATTTCTCCAGATGGTGCACTACGACCAAGACGATATCGCCTCCGATCGAGTGCGATGGAAAGATCTCACGCCAGTCGAATGGCGCAACCGGGACGAACAGGCAATAGCTGAACTCAAGGTATCCAGTATCTTCAGACCCTACGAGAAAGAGTTTCTCCGGAGAGACCGCACCAGAGTTCCGGTGCTGCTCGGCGGCACACTCTTTGAACACGGCGGAAACGATGGTGTCGCTTTCGTTCTCGATTTGACCGAGCAAAAGCGAACTGAGGAGGCCTTGCGGCGCAGTGAGGCTGACTTGGCGGAAGGGCAGAAACTCAGTCGTACCGGAACTTGGCGTTGGAACATCCGCACCGGAGAAGTCACTTGGTCGCGGGAGTTCTTTGCAATCCTTGGTTTTGACCCCGGAAAAGACAAAGCGTCGTATGAGCTGCATCTCGAGCGTATCCATCCGGAAGATCGATCCAAGATTGAGGAGGGTCGGTGGGCGGCTATTAAAGAGAGACGACATTTTGAATCTGAGTACCGGCTCCTAATCCCCGGAGGCTTGATCAAATGCTTGCACTGCGTTGGTCATTGTTTGGTAGATCAATCTGGCGATGTTGAGTATATCGGCGCAGTAATGGATATAACTGAGCGCAAGGCAGCCGAGGAGGAACGCGAACGATTACGCCAGGCACATCGCGTTATCGTTCAAACAGCCACTGACGCCATGGTTAGCGCGGACGAAAGCGGCGTGATTCAGTTTGCCAACCCCGCGGCCATGAAAGTCTTTGGTTATGATCCCAAGGAGTTGATTGGGAAGCCGTTGACCATATTAATGCCGGAATACCTGCGAAAAGCTCACGAGAACGGTTACGGACGCTATCTGGCCACTGGGCAGCGGCATCTCAACTGGGAAGGTACCCAGCTTACCGGGCTGCGCAAAAATGGTCAGGAGTTTCCGGTCGAAGTCTCGTTCGGAGAACTAACCATAAATGGTCAGCGGGTATTCACTGGTTTTATCCGCGATACCACTGAAAGAAAACAGGCAGAGGAGACACGCGAAAGATTACGTCGAGTACAGGCGGACCTTGAGCACTTGACCCGAGTTAGCACCATGGGCGAGCTGACCGCCTCGCTCGCCCACGAGGTCAATCAGCCCTTAACCGCCATCACGAATAATGGCAGCGCCTGCCTGAGACTGCTCGCGAATCAGAATCTTAATCCCGAGGTTCTCCGGCAGGCTCTCGAAGAAATTGTTGCCGATGGCAGGCGTGCCAGCGCTGTAATAGCTCGGATCCGCGGATTCATCAAGAAAGCACCGGCCGAGAAGACCGAACTGGACGTAAACGAAGTGATTCGTGAGGTTCTGGCTCTAGTTTGCCATCAACTTCACAAAAATCACGTCTCGGTCGAGTATCAAACGGCAAACGCTTTGCCGTTTGTATGGGCGGATCGCATTCAGCTACAGCAGGTCTTGTTGAACTTGATCATGAATAGCATCGAAGCTATGACCGGAGCCGCTAATCAATCTAGAGTACTCGGTGTGGAATCCCGGATCGACGAATCTGGCAGCATTTTGGTTGCAGTACGTGACTCGGGCACCGGCCTCAATTCCGAAACAGATCGCGTCTTCACTCCTTTCTTCACCACAAAGGCAAATGGCCTGGGGCTGGGTTTACCGATCAGCCGGTCACTCATCGAAGTGAATGGTGGTCGGCTATGGGCCACTTCCAACTCTCCTTGTGGTGCCGTGTTTTCGTTCACCCTCCCCGCAGCCGGGAGTTCTTCATGAGTGCCGATCCGGTGGTCTTTGTTGTAGATGATGATGCCTCGGTGCGTTCCTCACTCAAGTTCCTGTTAAGTACGGTAGGTCTGCAGACTGAAGCCTTCGACTCCGCCGACGGCTTTCTCCATAAAACACGTGTGGATGTTCCCTGCTGTCTTGTGCTGGACGTCAGGCTACCGGGATTGAGTGGTCTCGACTTTCAGCGTGAGCTTGCGACGCGAAACATTTGTATACCCATAGTTTTTCTCACTGGCCACGGCGACATTCCCATGAGCGTTCGTGCTATGAAGGCGGGAGCGGTCGAATTCCTTACGAAACCCTTTCGGGATCAGGACCTTCTCGATGCTGTTCGCGTCGCACTCGATCGGGATCGCGCGAGACGCGAACAAGAGAAGGAAATAACCGATATTCGTGGGCGGTTCGACTCTCTTACTTCTCGGGAGCAGGAAGTGGTTTTGATGGTCGTTGCGGGAATGCTCAACAAACAAATAGCTGCGGAACTCGGGACTGCCGAAAGCACGGTAAAAGTTCAGCGCAGCCGGGCGATGGAGAAGATGCAAGCTGAATCTCTAGCCGACTTGATCAAGATGATTCACAAAGTCCAACCGCCCTCGCAAAAAGCCTCGTAAACCAAAGCTTACGCGCATGCTCCCTTATGAGGAATTCAAAATACTCCTGTCGAATAGATTTCTCCTCGGGCTACGACTAAGCTGGCTCCCATAGGGTTCAAGAGTGACAAATCATCTAATCTCCGTCGTTGACGATGACGATTCCACGCGTAGAAGCACCACGCTGCTGATCGAGTCTTTCGGCTTCCAAGCAGCAGGCTTCGAATCTGCCGAAAGTCTCCTGACGTCTGATCAGCTGGGCGAGACATTGTGTCTCATCGTTGATGTGCGAATGCCGGGGATGAATGGGCTCCAACTCCAACGCCATCTCGCGGCCGCAGGATATAAAATCCCGATAGTTTTTATCACCGCTTACGATGATGGAGAATCCCGTCGACGAGCGATGCAAGCCGGAGCCGTCGCATTCTTACCAAAGCCATTTACGGATGAACTCTTACTTCAGGCTCTTCGTTCAGCTTTACTAGAACAGTTGAAAGTAAAAGCGAATCTGATATCCGTCGTTGACGATGATGAGTCCATCCGCAGAACTATGACACTGCTCATTCAGTCGTTTGGCTTTCAAGCAGCGGTTTTCGATTCTGCCGAAAATCTCCTGAAGTCTGGCCAACTTCACGAGACATCATGCCTCATCGTTGATGTGCAAATGCCTGGCATGAATGGCTTACAACTGCAAGGCCATCTTGCCTCGTCAGGCTACAAGATTCCTATTATTTTCATCACTGCTTACGACAACAAAGAATCGCGTTGTCAGGCAATGCAGGCCGGTGCCATCGCATTTTTAAGCAAGCCGTTTGACGACGAAGTCTTGCTTGAAACAATTCGCGCGACTTTGCTGGATCCAAAAGCACTGCTCAAGCAACCTGACCGGGAATGAATCGTGACCTTCCCTGTTGCCACCGCCTAAACTACGAGCGATTCTGATCAATCAAATTGCTGCGCAACTCACCCCAGCGGAGAGCAATCTAGTTTTTGGTGCCCCAGGGGTGCAATAAGAGAGCGTCGGGAAACGGTCGCTTGCCCAATCGGTGAGCACGATCCCACGCCCCAACCCAATCGGGCGGAAGTAACAAGCGTTGTGTGAGAATAGGGGCAGGTGCGGACCTCACTTAATCCCAAAGCTTACGCGCCTCGTCGTTTTGGGACGTTCGAAATACGAATGCCCAATAGATTTTTTCCCCTCCCGAAGCTAATTTGATTTTATGAAGCTGAATGGGGTCCAAACACCTTGTCTTGCCCATGGAAGACGCAACGGCACCTCGGTCGAACAGCTCGATCTCGATGCGGTAACCAAAGTTTCACAGGCGCTGTCCGGCGAGATGGTACTGGACGAGCTGATCGACACGCTCATGCGGACGGCAATCGAGGAAGGGGGTGCTGAGCGAGGTCTTTTGTTATTTCTACGAGGTGATGAGCTGCGTGTAGAAGCGGAAGGGACGATCAGAGGGGACAAGGTCATCGTGCACCGGGAAGAAGCGGCCGTGGGCACGTGGCCTGAATCGATCGTCCACTATGTCGTGCGCACTCAGGAGTGTGTGATTCTTGACGATGCCGCATTGAAAAGTATTTTTTCTAAGGATAAATACATCGCTCAACGTCGCGCGCAGTCTATTCTCTGTCTGCCCTTGATCCATCATGCAAAGCTCATTGGCATACTTTACCTTGAAAACAATCTCGCTCCCTATGTCTTCAAATGGACCCGGACAGCCGTCCTGAAACTGCTTGCCTCCCAAGCCGCAATATCCGTTGAAAACGCGCTTCGTTACGCGGATCTCAGAGAACGCGAGGCAACGATTCGGCGGCTAGTCGAGCAGGAACGCAGCGAGGAGCACTATCGTATAGTCGTCGAAACATCAAGTGATGCCGTGATAACCGCGGACGAGAGGGGCTTAGTCATGTTCACTAATCCCGCTACCAAGCGGATCTTTGGTTATGATTCCGTCGAATTGATCGGGAAACCCCTGAGCACGCTCATGCCGGAATCCATGCGAGAACTTCACGAGGCGGGGTTCAAGCGTTACTTGGCGACCGGCGACCGCCATATCAACTGGCAAGGAACTGAACTGATCGGCATGCGTAAGAATGGCGAAGAGTTCCCTTTGGAGATTTCTTTCGGAGAGCAGATCAGGAACGGGCAAAGAGTATTTGTCGGTTCAGTTCGCGACATAAGTGAAAAGAAAAGGGCCGAGGAGGCCTTCAGGCATCTCGTAGTAGGCACAGCGACGACCACGGGCAACGACTTCTTTCAGAGTCTGGTGCAGCACATGGCGCAAGCGTTGCGCGCCCGTTGTGCGTTTGTTTCAACTTGTGATGACGGGAAACATGCCCGCACGCTGGCCTTCTGGAACGGCGATGGATTTGGGCGGAACTTCGAGTTTGAAATCGCTGATACGCCGTGCGAAAAGGTCCTTCACGGCGAAGTTGCCCATTATCGACAGGGACTTCGGGGCCTGTTCCCCCGCGATAAGATCCTGTCGGATTTGAAAGCGGAAAGCTATCTCGGCCTCCCCATGCTCGACCGCAGCAATCGCGTGATCGGCCACATAGCAATCCTGGATGACAAGCCCATAGATGCCGACGCGCGCGCCATCGACTTGCTTAAGATTTTTGCTTCCCGCGCCGCTGCCGAATTGAAGCGACAGAAGGCTGAGGACGAGCTGCAGGCGGCACTGCAGGAGAGCGAGAGCATGCGAGAAGAACTTGCCCAGCTTGCACATCTGAACCGAGTTAGCACCATGGGAGAGCTTGCAGCCTCGTTGGCCCACGAAATAAAACAGCCGATTTCAGCCGCGATGACAGATGCCAGGACCTGTTCACGCTGGTTGAATCAGGATTACCCGGACCTGCCGGAGGCGCAAGCTGCGGCTTCAAGAGTCATCAAAGACGTAGCCCGTGCATCCGAAATCATCAGCCGGGTCAGGTCGCTGTTTAGGAAGGACTCCCCGCACCGCGAGGAAGTTGATATGAATGAAGTCATTCAAGAGATGATCGCTTTGCTGCGGGGAGAGGCGGCTCAACATTCGATCGCGATTCACAGCGAGATTGCGCCCGATCTGCCTCCGATCATGGCGGACCGCCTTCAGTTGCAACAGGTGTTAATGAATCTCATGCTCAATGGGATCGAGGCCATGAAGAACATGAACACCCCAAGTAGACTTACAGTCAGGTCACAGTA
This window encodes:
- a CDS encoding NAD(P)-binding domain-containing protein; translation: MQIAMIGLGRMGSNMVRRLLRAGHECVVFDRSRQPIDELTRENAIPAASLGDVVEKLKPPRAVWLMVPAGAVDGTAVELLDFLEPGDTLIDGGNSYYVDDIRRARELALRGIHYVDEGVPAPVLSTALYERFSSRGEADYQDRLVSAMRYQFGGHVELPGSKHAA
- a CDS encoding PAS domain S-box protein, with the translated sequence MGSPDLSSKIDAFPEPTLLIDRTGTVVASNRSASQLLRLSSARIIGKPLRKLVREDPEKLAGYIRGWLRNSKQASDKRTTLTVLPRDGREIVCRAVGALLPARVDQPRLLCLRFLALTMTATEQREPHLLSACKKQAQPQADQRWRTAFENAAIGIVMADFNGRYFSSNAAFRRMLGYTEADLYRLTFDEVTFEGDREANLLLVRELVGGKRRHFELEKRYRRKDGTLLWVRQHVALVPGMQGVAPFWLGVVEDITDGKRVEHELSVQRQKFLESEARLQAFFENSPNPIFIKDREGRYLHVNREFKRVLCSAQKRVLGKRDDELFSAEQAAAFQANDRQVLEAGVPMEFEETAFEEDGQHTSIVQKFPLLNAEGEIYGIGGIVTDITERKKSESALRFSEESYRVVVETANDAVISTDETGTIRFANSTTSRVFGYDSTELIGKPWTVLMTEHLRQVHEAGFRRYLETGVRHMNWQGTELVGLHKNGREFPVEISIGELARSGRRMFTGFIRDISERKQAEEIRTTAFEFLTKPFSDQDLLEAIRIALERHRHKQGHEQELAKLRRRFGFLSFREREVTSMVVSGMANKQISVKLGISENTVKVHRSRAMKKMQARSLPELVRMMEQLKDFFEKPA
- a CDS encoding sigma-70 family RNA polymerase sigma factor, translating into MGTNVTHLDRAPEPSSGSHQSAVEELTNIFVDRWRSLYRIARRQLENRADAEDAVQDAFLSAYTHLDQFKRQAQMSTWVTTILINSARMKLRGRPRQVHVSFNDQPQDNDCEPFYKALRDRRPSPEEVTQQNELTEQAGLFSERLSPSLRATFQLRDIYGESVRDTAAILGVHRRGGQNAARQGSLRAQGTDATHPQ
- a CDS encoding response regulator transcription factor; translated protein: MSADPVVFVVDDDASVRSSLKFLLSTVGLQTEAFDSADGFLHKTRVDVPCCLVLDVRLPGLSGLDFQRELATRNICIPIVFLTGHGDIPMSVRAMKAGAVEFLTKPFRDQDLLDAVRVALDRDRARREQEKEITDIRGRFDSLTSREQEVVLMVVAGMLNKQIAAELGTAESTVKVQRSRAMEKMQAESLADLIKMIHKVQPPSQKAS
- a CDS encoding response regulator transcription factor, producing MTNHLISVVDDDDSTRRSTTLLIESFGFQAAGFESAESLLTSDQLGETLCLIVDVRMPGMNGLQLQRHLAAAGYKIPIVFITAYDDGESRRRAMQAGAVAFLPKPFTDELLLQALRSALLEQLKVKANLISVVDDDESIRRTMTLLIQSFGFQAAVFDSAENLLKSGQLHETSCLIVDVQMPGMNGLQLQGHLASSGYKIPIIFITAYDNKESRCQAMQAGAIAFLSKPFDDEVLLETIRATLLDPKALLKQPDRE
- the tal gene encoding transaldolase; this encodes MITQLNGTEAKKISQKCYATVLVAQMRILEDMKPTQQLHDLGQSLWLDNITRDLLTSGTLGAYIHEFSVTGLTSNPTIFEHAIRNSTAYDGSICENLGSGKEVEAILFDLVLEDITKAADLFRPTHDQTNGIDGWVSLEVSPLLAHDAAATVKAAKDLFLRAGRPNVFIKIPGTKEGVLAIEEAIFAGVPVNVTLLFSTEQYLSAAEAYLRGVERRIDTGLNPYVPSVASVFISRWDVAVMDMVPDFRSQMGIAIAKGIYSAYHYLVSSERSRRLYNFGGRAQRLLWASTGAKDPAASDILYVKALAAPFTVNTMPEKTLKAFADHGEIDTTLATDAGSAEVTLKHFAESGVNVDRLATQLQGDGAKSFVKSWKNLMDVISSKSSELQKAR
- a CDS encoding PAS domain S-box protein, with protein sequence MVEQTTLQNGVSLEASISEGGASLESILCTEDLQSRPSRPPDCEKENRALVKLISALADSPSTIFQTLAETIQDITQCDSAGLSLLTKDGKSPHVEGQRFYWPAICGMWGTHVGGGTPRNFGPCGDVLDQNRTLLFTHFERRYPYLMPVIPAAEECLLVPFYVDGKAVGTIWGIMHSDRRKFDAEDNRVMASLGKFASSAYRAWTHIEELKIEVAEREKAEAEVRQLASGLEARIHRLVGANVVGIVMWNLEGAITGANEAFLQMVHYDQDDIASDRVRWKDLTPVEWRNRDEQAIAELKVSSIFRPYEKEFLRRDRTRVPVLLGGTLFEHGGNDGVAFVLDLTEQKRTEEALRRSEADLAEGQKLSRTGTWRWNIRTGEVTWSREFFAILGFDPGKDKASYELHLERIHPEDRSKIEEGRWAAIKERRHFESEYRLLIPGGLIKCLHCVGHCLVDQSGDVEYIGAVMDITERKAAEEERERLRQAHRVIVQTATDAMVSADESGVIQFANPAAMKVFGYDPKELIGKPLTILMPEYLRKAHENGYGRYLATGQRHLNWEGTQLTGLRKNGQEFPVEVSFGELTINGQRVFTGFIRDTTERKQAEETRERLRRVQADLEHLTRVSTMGELTASLAHEVNQPLTAITNNGSACLRLLANQNLNPEVLRQALEEIVADGRRASAVIARIRGFIKKAPAEKTELDVNEVIREVLALVCHQLHKNHVSVEYQTANALPFVWADRIQLQQVLLNLIMNSIEAMTGAANQSRVLGVESRIDESGSILVAVRDSGTGLNSETDRVFTPFFTTKANGLGLGLPISRSLIEVNGGRLWATSNSPCGAVFSFTLPAAGSSS